GGGAGGGGCAGCCTCTGAGGACTGGTTGGGGTtgaggggagggagaaaggacaaaggacacgctgtggaagagagccactcTATGAGCTGTTCATTCAGTTTGTGGTTTAGCTTGACTCCATGACGTTTCGAACTAATGCTTTGCTCAATTAATGTTGCAATGAATTATGGGTGGATTTTACTGATATTCTATCTTTATGTTGTCACCAAACAGATCTACAGATTTGGGATAAGCTACAGGCTCCTCCACCCCTGCTGGCTCTTCTGTCCTGCCCAGGTTGGCGCTCCTGGTGCCCCCTCGTCAGGTCCAGCAGTCCTACCGTCCATCCAACAGCTCCTTCTCCCCTCTTACAGCCTCTATGGGAGCTCCATCTGTGGTGGCTACAGGCCTTACAGCTACAGCTATGGTGGCGGCTATGGTGGTGGCTACAGCCTGGgaggatacagacacacacctcaCCTTGAAGACGTCCCCCCCAGCAGGTTTGtgcagcaggtggaagagatgGAACAGCAAGCACTTACATATTCACATGagtacattttgttgttttgagagGTGTACTCAACACAGGACAGTGGCTGCAGGTGCTAATTGTTTTGAGTTAAAGTAATTAAGGCTGCTGTTGTAAAGTTTGATAATAGAATCTGAACCTGGTAATGTTCAGGGCTGCAGTACACGTGTAAAGATGAGTCTGCTTGTATGACATCATATGTGCCTTTGTGTAACTCTGTGGCAAATAAATTGGGTACCATAGCTCCATATGCCATTAGTTACTTTACAAGTGtaaggaaaagcagaaggacTTGTTTTTGGTTAAGACCAGTTAAAATTATGAATGTCTTTCATTCAGTTTCCTTGCTTGGTTTAGACACTAACTGGGCGAGCGAGGAGGACGACCACGTGGTGGCCAGAGGAGAATATGACTTGACAGCTGCTTCTCAGGAGGAGCTTTCTATGCGAGCTGGAGAGATGCTCAACCTCGCTCCTAAAGGTGATGAGCTTTTTACTGGCTGCGGGACATTTGATTCTGAGTGCTTTGACCCAAAAccttctatttttgttttccttatcTTACAACTAACAGATGAGGGCTCTTCTTTTGTGTGAGCGTGCCCCATGTTTACATCTATCacagtgttttcctctccctcGTGTTTAGAGCTACAGCCCCGTGTGCGTGGCTGGCTCCTGGCCAGTGTGGACGGTGAGACCACATGCTCGTCCCAGCCAACTACGTTAAGATTCTCAGCAAGAGAAGAGACCGCCGGGCCACAGATATGAGAGGCTCGCTCAGGCCCAGCAGGCAAACACGCAGGCACCCCAAACAACCTCGTCTGCACAAATACCCTAATCTGTGCCTCTCCTGCAGCCCATAAACGTACAGCATCTACCCACAACATGTACAGTACTTGAATGATCCATCTCGTCTTTCAGCTCAGTCTCGTCAGATTCATTAGGCTCAGCTGTGTCCCCCTCCTGTGTGCAGTTTCCTCgtttccctctgtgtgtatttatagtagtgatggccaaacaaagctttctgaagcattgaAGCTTGTGTTGAAAAACGATTCATTACTGGAAGCTTTTtaacacagtcctctctggtgacatctggtggtcaaaaatatgaagagcagcttgaatctacaaaaaaactgaactgcGTCATTATGATTGCCCACTCTACACAGTGGAATTCACA
The Pelmatolapia mariae isolate MD_Pm_ZW linkage group LG13, Pm_UMD_F_2, whole genome shotgun sequence DNA segment above includes these coding regions:
- the LOC134639753 gene encoding peroxisomal membrane protein PEX13-like, whose translation is MGAPSVVATGLTATAMVAAMVVATAWEDTDTHLTLKTSPPADTNWASEEDDHVVARGEYDLTAASQEELSMRAGEMLNLAPKELQPRVRGWLLASVDGETTCSSQPTTLRFSAREETAGPQI